From the Arctopsyche grandis isolate Sample6627 chromosome 2, ASM5162203v2, whole genome shotgun sequence genome, the window TATAGAGCTATCTTGTCCATAACACTTTGATTAGCGTTGCGTTGACATACCTTCagtgcaattttaaaaacatgcctagCATGACGACGTCGGTCGGCAATTTCTCCTGTAGAAGGGCGACCCGCTGCGACCCATTCTATAAATGAGTTCCTCGAATCTAGGTAGCGTGCCGCTACCTGATCGTTCCAACCAGGAACCACCTTAAACCTCTTATCATTATACTGATGCGTTGGTGAAGAAAATGATGTCGAAGCGgcatttctcaacacatctacaATCGAATGATAGAGGTAATTAATGGAAGTCCTATGCTCAGTATCAGTGCATTTTCTCAAATTGCAATTTTGAAGATTATTATCACATACAATACGATCCAAAGAGTTAATTATTTCTAGTGAATATGCAATTATGTCGGAAGGGTTGCGTGGCATCCAAGTTGCAATGTCGCGATGACGATAATTGTGATATGGTCTCGAACGATTCAGACCATTCGAAGCAATTATAACAAAAAGCGGACGATGATCTGACCATACTACGTCAGTGTGGACTTTAAAATCTTGAATGGATCCTAAAATTCCTTCAGATGTGATACAGTGATCCAACCACCGTAAGGAGCCGTGTGCGTcactaacatatgtaaatgtatcagaTGGAAGACACGCATAATCTTGAATCCTCAAATGATTTTCTTCACAGAAGGATAGTAGTTCGTTCCAAAATAAAGAGCCAGGATgagcattaaaatcacccatgacAATAAAATTCAAGTGACTATGATCTTCGATAGCGGCATTAACAATGCCCAAGCAAGTAGTAAAATCTTCAAAGTTTTCTGGTTTTGCCGTCGGCATATATCTTCTTTATCTTCTAATcgataatttggaaagagactttgtatgtatgtaaatatccttggtcgtcgtccgtagatcggtgacgtcatcgaacacgtgattcgattttttttttttttcgatccatgggcgccgatttgttttattcgtttcgcgagtagcttcatggggccccgccaggggcgccacaaggggcgcagccccgtggggccccgaagggggcccggagggcgcagctttatggggcacagccttatcggccgcagccttatggggcgcaaccttatggggcgcagccttatggggcgctgtcttatggggcgcagccttaggggcgcagccttatggggcgccgccttatggggcgccgccttatggggcgccgccttatggagcttagccacatggggccccgaagggggcgcaagggggcgcagccccatggggccccaaagggggcgcagcctcatggggtgtagccccatggggccccgaagggggcgcaggggggcgcaggggggcgcagggggacgcagcctcatggggcgtagccttatggggcgctgtcttatggggcgcagtcttatggggcgccgccttattgagcttagccgcatgccgtcccgaagggggcgcagcctcatggggccccgaagggggtgcagcctcattgggccccaaagggggcgcagcctcatggggcgcagccccatggggccctgaagggggcgcaggggggcgcagcctcatggggcgctgccttatggggcgccgccttatggggcgctgtcttatggggcgcagccttatggggcgccgccatatggggcgccgccttatggggcgctgccttatggggcgccgccttatggggcgccgccttatggggcgccgccttatggagcttagccgcatggggccccgaagggagcgcaagggggcgcagccccatggggccccgaagggggcgcagcctcatggggccccgaagggggcgcagccttatgaggcgaagccctaaacggcaactgatcatgggggcgaagcccttgacggcatttaatcatgggggcgcggaggggcgaagccctaataggcattaactaaggggggcgaagccctaggcggcatttaatcatgagggtgcggaggggcgaagccccaaaaggcattaattatggggggcgaagccctaaacggcatttaataatgggggcgcggaggggcgaagccctaaaaggcaactgataatgggggcgaagccctagacggcaattaaccatggggacgtggaggggcgaagcccttatcggcaactgatcatgggggcgaagccctagacggcatttaatcatgagggtgcggaggggcgaagccccaaaaggcattagttaagggcggcgaagccctaaacggcagttaatcatgggggcgcggaggggcgaagccctaaaaggcaacagatcatgggggcgaagccctagacggcatttaaccatggggacgtggaggggcgaagcccttatcggcaattgatcatgggggcgaagccctagacggcaattaaccatggggacgtggaggggcgaagccctaaaaggcattaactaaggggggcgaagccctaaacggcatttaataatgggggcgcggaggggcgaagccctaaaaggcaactgataatgggggcgaagccctagacggcaattaaccatggggacgtggaggggcgaagcccttatcggcaactgatcatgggggcgaagccctagacggcatttaatcatgagggtgcggaggggcgaagccccaaaaggcattagttaagggcggcgaagccctaaacggcagttaatcatgggggcgcggaggggcgaagccctaaaaggcaactgatcatgggggcgaagccctagacggcatttaaccatggggacgtggaggggcgaagccctaaaaggcaactgatcatgggggcgaagccctagacggcatttaaccatggggacgtggggGGGGGGaacccttatcggcaactgatcatgggggcgaagccctagacggcatttaatcatgagggtgcggaggggcgaagccccaaaaggcattagttaaggggggcgaagccctaaacggcagttaatcatgggggcgcggaggggcgaagccctaaaaggcattagctaaggggggcgaagccctaaacggcaattaatcttgggggcgcggggggcgaagccctaaaaggcattaactagggggtcgaagccctagacggcatttaatcatgggggtgcggaggggcgaagccctaaaaggcattaactaaggggggcgaagccctaaacggcaattaatcttgggggcgcggggggcgaagccctaaaaggcattaactaaggggggcgaagccctagacggctttgaatcatgggggcgcggaggggcgaagccctaaaaggcaactgatcatgggggcgaagccctaaacggcaattgctcatggggcgtggaggggcgaagccctagaaggcaaaggctcaggggggtgccgagggcgaagccctagaaggcaaaaaaaaaaatttgattttttttttgattttttaaatttttttttttgatttttttttttgatttttttttattttttttttattttttttttaatttttttttttaattttttttttaaatttttaaattttttttttttttaattaatttagcttagtcatgtttaagcggtttatattataaacactgagcgaagccgggtaatacagctagtacattaataattaacaattcaaTATCACCTTGCTGAAGTTTAATGCAAAGTAACCTCGGATTATGAAGGTCAATTTGGGTgactgtaaaagtttttttgtacaatataccaACACCACCATAGGGACGTCCAACTAAAGGTCCATTACCGCTGTCCACTGCAGATGTACCAGTGCCTTCAAATGATGGATGGAATCTTCTCAAGTATACAGTTTCAAATTCTAAAAACCATGTTTCTTGTAACAAAATAACGTCGGCCTCATTACATAGTTTGGAAATGTAGGATTCAGTACGTCGAAAAGAGCGACAATTATAGCTGACAATTGTTATTGTTTTGTCCCccattaatatagttttttcggAAACGTCGGAAAACAATTCCGGTCGGCCATAAATCTTGCACGAGCAGTTTTGTTGCATTCGTGGCTTCAGTTGCAAcaatgataaatatataaatatattattatttaggaaattcaatatataatattatatatataaacctCTTTCCACGAGGTACGAAGAAGGAAATGCTATCAAAAACTTTCTTGCGAAAGCCCACAATACAGGATAAAAAACAGGGATATCTTTCTGCAGCCAGAACTGCTGGTAACCCTTTCTAAACTGTACCTCACGTTCTTCGTTTGTACTTAATCCAATCAATTCTTCTTGTACTGTGTATTTAAACCcgcattattttgattaattttgattCCATTGATTCCGGTCCGTGGAcccccattttttttcttcctgTCAGGGACCCCCTGGCAGTCCTCACCGACCCCCGGAGGTCCCTACGGACCATTTTGGGAACCTCTGCTCTAGATCTAATAATTCAGGGCAAGTCGGTGGTGAGGTGATTTGGTGACCAACAAGACAAGACCTTTAATAATACAATGTATAGTTATGTATATGTTGAACCAGATGTACAACAAGAGGTACAATCTTTATCTGTCAAAAAGGCgcttatttaaaaaagaaacagCATATAGAATACATATTAGTAGACACCGTTAGTATTAGTACCgtgtaacaaaaattaaaaaagagtaaaaaaaattataaaaatttaaacagaaccaaatttataattatattgtaatacacTGTGAGGACTGAAAAACTCAAAGGCTTTTGTGAATATGTTGGTGTTGCCTACCAAAACTTATTATCCTACGTTGGGACTAGGTGGTTATCACTTTTACCTACAATTGAAAGAATATTGAATCTGTGGTAgtcattaaaagatttttttgctAATGAAGACAGACCACCAAAAGCccttaaagatttttttgatgATCCAATGAGTGAAGCTTATTTTTGCTTCTTGCATTCACAGCTCAAtacatttgaatctcaaatcaaaaaaatagaaaaatcaaacatcacAGTCCTGGAAGTAAAGTCTTTATTAGAAGAGACAAAACGACATATGAGCAagataaaaaaatcttgaatctCTTAAAGCTTGATTCTGGAAACAATGCCAAAGTGGAAACTTTCGaaaaacagactgtcgatttctttaacactgctgtgaaatacattgataagtggtcccaatcattcaaaaaatttaatgctttcgattggatgactctcaagcaagttcctTAATGGAgggaaatagaacgaaccgttgaatatttgcaagtaaggaacatcgatgttggaaacaatgagcttcttttcaaccagttcgtatatttaaaagattatttaaataaaaataataccaacgaaaactgggagacaacgctgaaattgagtatagaagagaaatggctgaagttttttaaagataccaagcatattgaacagaaatcatgtttaataaaactatgccaatgtggagagaatattttcgGATGAAAGAAATGAGTTGGCAGTTGagacattttcattattatgaaagttataataattaaaaatccgTTGCTACTGACGGTGCTACGGCAACGACACCGAGCTTTCTGGCATGCTTAAAACAAGCTATACTGAATGTATTATTTGTTCATTGTGATCTTATTGAACGCTTATATAGCTCACTAGATTATGTCATTAGAGcagtaaataaaatcaaaaggaaTGCCATAAATgagagattatttttcacaaacTCAGATGTATCTATTCCAGGACAGGggcaatttattgaaatatccaAAAATGAGGAACTAAAACCAGTGTTTGAACGAGGATCCCACAAATTCTTATTACAAAAACACTGTACATACTAGGATACAGAAATCTGCTCATAAAaatgacatatatatgtaaatttacatagCTTATATGACAAATTTAACAAAACCAATTTGAAGCTGTAAGGTGATCAATGAAACTCAATAAAAGCTATAAGTGAAATATAATATCTGCGTTTGTTGGCAAAATTTTTCTATACAAACACTTTTGTATAGAAGAATGTTCTCCGTCTTCAAATCTTATAAAATTGCGAAAACGAGATGAAGATTTGCAGAAGCTGTTGATTGGTTTCCCGTCTTCCTATTTAGTATAACGTGGATTTGGAGCAGTTATGAACCTCATCACTcatgaaactaatataaaccttgtgaAAAAAGAAACCACTGGAAATAAGTGCTCGTGGAGACTTAGTAAGAATgttacacacaaacataaagtcaaacataaataatcTCTTATCATACCATCAGGTTCACCCAtctcattgaaaaaaatttgtttttttattttgtgataattaaataataaaaattacaatttcaacaaatattactttaaataaattttttttgttaatcctCACCATTTTCCATTCAAGACATcaaaatctattttataatttgtctATTATGCAGTTATGTAGAGTTCTTTCACTTGGGTGTTTATGGTCAGGTTTAGGCTTAAATAAGAGGTCCATGGGCATAAAAGTTTGAGAACTATCGAGGTAGATGAACTAAGCTTACTGCAAGATAAAAGTGAACATTCTCCATATTTTAATGTCAAAAGTAAGTCGCCAATTTTATTGCccagtaattttaataatatttgaatgccCCCCCACACCCACCCACTTGACTATTATCTGGATCCGCTAATGCATTTGGAATTGAAGGAGTTCGTGTGAAAAGGAACGTCGTGTGTGttcctacttacatacatacattgtacgagTTGAAAAGCGTTGGGTCGAGATTGGAGCTTTATCAACAGTCAACAATAAAACTTATTGTTGCAAAGCAATtgcaaaaattgtaaatatactcATATGTAAATAAGGTGTTTTCTGCGAGCGATGGTCTGGATGGCgtgaaaaatgtgcaattttttaatTCGCAACTAAAACTGCACACGCTGCAGGCGCCATACATTATCGTCTTACAattctttacaaataaaattattcattttgcTTAGTCGAAGATTGCTCGTGCTTGAGGTGAGTTGTGTGCACTTGCATTTAGGCccctttaaattttatattcgctatatttttataaacgctCCTTATACTACTAAAAtacgtgtattatatgtatatatcgtttCATTTCACGGAATGGTGAATTATTCGAtgagagatacatacatagtttttcgGAGGGATCGTTGCAGCAGAGGCGGGGGAGTTCTTCTGGTTCTACGAGCTGTTAGTGTTCAATCTGTTTgcctttttgatcagctcaATACCATCGGTGAACATGTTTGGGTTGATATTCGCCTAAATAATTTTTCTCTTTTAATATGCGTTTTATATTTTCCTCCCAGTGAATCACCTCATAtaattagttaatttttttcaaacttgcAAAAGAACTTAAGTTTTTTGGCTGGCGGGAGGGTTAATTCTAGAAGTTTgagtaatgaattaatttttattcccgacttattaaatatgtatttgtgtatatatttgcaaatgagtgtacgtgtatgtatatttttgtgtatatgtaattattattggccaggaaggcccatggggtttacctgctaggccttcctggtataaatatataaataaatttcgataATCGTTGATAAATGATTTTGTTTTTCGGTAAGTGGATGCACACTTCACGAAATTAACTGTTGCATATTGGACATCGACGAGATTCGCCTGAACCAAGCTATGGATCTATCGAATATTATGGGGATGTTGACACCTTTAGAAAGTTTAGAGCAAAAAGCGATggattttattattgataattttgGGATTGTGAGTAGTGTCGAttgtaaaaaatagtattatttcttaattaaaaataaataatttatatttacacatatttCAGTTGTACAAAACGCCAGAGTTCTGTCGTTTATCGGATTCTCtcgtattgaaaattttgagatCAGATCGATTAAATGTGTCTTCCGAAGAAGAAGTCTTCCATGCTGTGAGACTTTGGATCAATTTTGACGAAAAgaatcgtaaaaaaaaattaatagatatgCTAATATCAGTGAGGCTAAAATTGTTGTCCATGgaggtaaataattttgtgtttCCCTATCACTGACGTATTTTTCTATCACTCTATAGTaatgttatatacatttataatattattattacatgatttttattattatataacattatagtatattaatttttattttcagtttttcctCCTTGAAGTTGTGGAATTATGCGATCCATTCGAAGAATGTATGATCAACCTCAATCGAGCTGTTTATGAAATGATGATACCCAATCATCTCAGCAAACCCAAATATCGCATGGGGAGAGCAAAACTGGCAGTCATTGGTGACTCTGAATTCACAGACGTGAGTATGGTGTATAAATGCTATACCCTATTTGACTTACCATCAGCAATTGGAAAACTCTAGACTTCATCTTCTAAACTCTAGAAGAttcatagtaaatatatatatatatatatatatatatatatatatatatatatatatatatatatatatatatatatatatatataaaatttgggtAACATTTTGCTGATGAATAAGAATCGTATATTTTCCTTCTGACTGCCAAGTTAACTGAAAtgagtataaatttaaattgaatatgtacatgtttttagGCGTCCAGTACTATCGATATCTACGATGGAGTCAGAAATACGTGGACCCAATCAAAAAACCTAAATATCGACCGTGCGAGGTTCGGTTCAGTCGTTGTTAACGATTGGATATTAATCATCGGTGGATGCAGACCGATAAGAATATTCAAAGCGATAATCGGGGTACCTCTTAGCGAAGTATgattcaattcatttttaaacgtgttgtAAATTGGACCCTAATAACTAATGTGCAAATTAGTAATTACCAAATTACTGATGTGATGTAGTTCACCAATATTTTGATCTACATGTAACAAATTTTTAGATAGGTATAATTAATTACGTTACATCTAGTTGACTAGCTATAAGTTAGAGTTTGATATCCTATAACAAAATCCAAGTGGCGGAATACTATTCACATGTAGatcaaatcaattatttattttataaactaatattgtagaaatatatacctacataatatagatagaaatacatatttatagtataaTCGAAATAATTTATCTTTATCGTTTGTAGgtaatatatatagatttaaagGATGGCCAGATTCACGAATTGAAATCATTAAATGGACCACGATTCAACTTTCAAGTGGCAACAATTTCAGACGATTCATCTACTGACGTGTACGTCATCGGCGGTTTTAGTGATTATAAAACTGCATTGACGACAGTGGAGAGGTAAAATCTAAGACTTTAACTGTTATAAAATAGTAATCCCTATCTAAAATCAAATCTCTGAACAGGTGGAACAGCGAGAAGCAGAtctggaaaaaaaatatcgctCATATGCTCACGATAAGTATTCATCCCGGTGTATCCGTCATCAACGATAATATATATCTGACAGGTGGCTTAAGAACTATCAACTTAAAGATTTATTGCACCGACCTAGTACAAATGTACTCACCAAAAACCAATAAATGGATATATTGCACGCCCATGATCCAGAAAAGAGCAAAtcactcggtaaatggaaacTAGAATTTAAGCTTGTTTCGCTGTCAGTTTATGGTTTTTGGCGATTTCGAATTCCATAAGTCGTACGTTgatagatattaaattaaattgaagacTCCCAATCAGCTGCTTGGTTTGAAAGTCCTATAGACTAGTAAAATTTGAATCATTCATGGAAATGTTAATATAAGGCATAAGTGGTatttcgttgataaatattaaattaaattgaagacCTCCAATCAGCCATTTGGGTAGAAAGACATTTCAGACATATAGTCCCTATAATATCAGATGATAGTCACCATATAAATTACTTGAATCATTCATGGAGTTGTGAATATAAGGCCAGATTCTGATTATATTCTCATCAAATGTCTTAAACTGACAGTAAACACAgtcagcatatacatacatacacacatatatatatatatatatatatatatatatatatatatatatatatatatatatatatatatatatatattcatcaatACTTATAATTTATCGTTTTTAGAGCGTGACAATCAATGGCAAGTTATACGTCGGCGGTGGCTTTTGCAGCATCATCGGTAATCGAATACGTCATCTCCTAAGTATGGAATCATTCGATCCTGTAGCCAACGTGTGGACTAGTTTTTCTGAGTTGCCGAGTGCGAGATCAGGAGCCGCACTTATTTTCTCTCAAAACAAACTGTTTCTCATAGGTGAGATTTTGTATATAGTATTACAGCAAATTTTTTCATAAAGGGTTTTAGAGTAGTCATAATTGATCCTTTTATCATGTGTTTCTTCTATACCATAAAATATCTAGATATTTCtggatacttttttttataaataatactcGACTCATCATTCCTTTTGTGggcaataaatgaataaatgaacatTCAAATTCCAGTATCGTACTGAGCTCCAAAAACACTACTAATCAACTTGAATTAATCTTTTCTAAACAATacttcaataatattataataattcaaaaacatccaataaaaaatacaaatgcaaaaattgcaaataaaaatataaaatataaaacatggtTACAAACATTTTTCCACACATCtttaaatatgcaattttttcaaCCACAAGTTCTTTTACACTGTTCATTGTCATCTCGATGTTTCTCCAAGCCACACATCCCTTAATTACTTCCCATATCTTTTCAATTGGATTGAGTTCCAGCTGAAATTGGGGTGACCTTAGAGTCTATAACATACTTTTTCTGTCGACATTTATGCTCCAATACTAATTTATAAAGCTCTGCgggtcaaaata encodes:
- the LOC143921735 gene encoding kelch-like protein 24, with amino-acid sequence MDLSNIMGMLTPLESLEQKAMDFIIDNFGILYKTPEFCRLSDSLVLKILRSDRLNVSSEEEVFHAVRLWINFDEKNRKKKLIDMLISVRLKLLSMEFFLLEVVELCDPFEECMINLNRAVYEMMIPNHLSKPKYRMGRAKLAVIGDSEFTDASSTIDIYDGVRNTWTQSKNLNIDRARFGSVVVNDWILIIGGCRPIRIFKAIIGVPLSEVIYIDLKDGQIHELKSLNGPRFNFQVATISDDSSTDVYVIGGFSDYKTALTTVERWNSEKQIWKKNIAHMLTISIHPGVSVINDNIYLTGGLRTINLKIYCTDLVQMYSPKTNKWIYCTPMIQKRANHSSVTINGKLYVGGGFCSIIGNRIRHLLSMESFDPVANVWTSFSELPSARSGAALIFSQNKLFLIGGTVAQKSLDDVCEYDPRCEEWIARKSLSIPRTGVQALILPYDVIDFQ